From the genome of Antennarius striatus isolate MH-2024 chromosome 19, ASM4005453v1, whole genome shotgun sequence, one region includes:
- the cep57l1 gene encoding centrosomal protein CEP57L1 isoform X3, whose product METYYDQISDSLSKNSYIGSYYQPPDRILPRPRALELSPRPPTRADPQLSSPETKPNIDSPAVVDALKTLQRKIRQLELERKQAEKCYRQISHDAQDQQQVAAEAELPDRKELDSKLQAAETRCSVLEKQLDYMRKMIEGAKEKRNTLMENQQASLQSSRPRSHSGRLQQEKLDKLESECAKLSITQSLAEAKLKLLEQKLLEEEHERQLVQEKAEQLQRELDVNQRLSLQTCEETKKKTKKKSLRRIDLPSPTSPERRGVPFITGTSTSPSHSLHANMQSLLHMMKHHQPRLCQRLGVLRGPAGGAKKRLQKDFPQSPAAGRSLMAADQSPESLSDLLLALQDELGHMSFEQQELAGRIDAAGDPERRRDLQGQLEGLGARMEEKAAQISKLRQHQQRVHKLTRSRPRPDKQAAPSPVQQGGKKRASAQKNLQLLRDTQKLRHGLGRDDLSWET is encoded by the exons ATGGAGACTTATTACGACCAG ATTTCCGACTCCCTCTCCAAGAACAGCTACATCGGGAGTTACTACCAGCCTCCAGACAGGATCCTACCCAGACCGAGGGCCCTGGAGCTCTCTCCTCGCCCACCCACCAGGGCTGACCCCCAGCTGAGCAGCCCTGAGACCAAACCCAACATTGACAGTCCAG CCGTCGTCGACGCTCTGAAGACCCTCCAGCGGAAAATTAGGCAGTTGGAGTTGGAAAGGAAGCAAGCAGAGAAGTGCTACCGGCagatttcccatgatgctcaggATCAGCAACAGGTCGCAGCGGAGGCCGAACTCCCCGATAGGAAAG AGCTGGACTCCAAGCTGCAGGCTGCAGAGACTCGCTGTTCGGtcctggagaagcagctggactACATGAGGAAGATGATCGAAGGCGcaaaggagaagaggaacactCTGATGGAGAACCAG CAGGCTTCGCTTCAGAGCTCGCGTCCCAGAAGCCACAGCGGCCGACTGCAGCAGGAGAAACTGGACAAACTGGAATCGGAGTGCGCCAAACTGAGCATAACCCAGTCGCTGGCGGAG GCGAAGCTCAAGCTTCTGGAGCAAAAACTGCTGGAGGAAGAACACGAACGTCAGCTGGTGCAGGAGAAAGCCGAGCAG CTGCAGAGAGAGCTGGACGTCAACCAGCGACTGTCGCTGCAAACCTGCGAGGAGACgaagaagaaaaccaaaaaG AAATCGCTCCGACGGATCGATCTGCCGTCGCCGACCAGTCCGGAACGCCGCGGCGTTCCCTTCATCACCGGAACG TCGACCAGCCCCAGCCACTCGCTCCACGCCAACATGCAGAGTCTCCTCCACATGATGAAGCACCATCAGCCCCGCCTCTGCCAGCGGCTCGGCGTGCTGCGCGGCCCCGCCGGGGGGGCGAAGAAACGCCTCCAGAAGGACTTCCCTCAGTCTCCCGCTGCTGGGCGGAGCCTAATGGCGGCCGACCAATCACCGGAGTCGCTTTCCGACCTCCTGTTGGCTCTGCAGGACGAGCTGGGTCACATGAGCTT CGAGCAGCAGGAGTTGGCGGGTCGGATCGACGCCGCCGGGGACCCGGAGCGGCGGCGGGACCTGCAGGGACAGCTGGAGGGCCTGGGGGCCCGGATGGAGGAGAAGGCGGCTCAGATCAGCAAACTCCGTCAGCACCAGCAGAGG GTCCACAAACTGACCCGAAGCCGTCCGCGCCCGGACAAGCAGGCGGCCCCCTCCCCCGTCCAGCAGGGAGGGAAGAAACGAGCGAGCGCCCAGAAGAACCTGCAGCTCCTCCGCGACACGCAGAAGCTCCGACACGGCCTGGGGAGGGACGACCTGTCCTGGGAAACGTGA
- the cep57l1 gene encoding centrosomal protein CEP57L1 isoform X4: METYYDQISDSLSKNSYIGSYYQPPDRILPRPRALELSPRPPTRADPQLSSPETKPNIDSPAVVDALKTLQRKIRQLELERKQAEKCYRQISHDAQDQQQVAAEAELPDRKELDSKLQAAETRCSVLEKQLDYMRKMIEGAKEKRNTLMENQASLQSSRPRSHSGRLQQEKLDKLESECAKLSITQSLAEAKLKLLEQKLLEEEHERQLVQEKAEQLQRELDVNQRLSLQTCEETKKKTKKKSLRRIDLPSPTSPERRGVPFITGTSTSPSHSLHANMQSLLHMMKHHQPRLCQRLGVLRGPAGGAKKRLQKDFPQSPAAGRSLMAADQSPESLSDLLLALQDELGHMSFEQQELAGRIDAAGDPERRRDLQGQLEGLGARMEEKAAQISKLRQHQQRVHKLTRSRPRPDKQAAPSPVQQGGKKRASAQKNLQLLRDTQKLRHGLGRDDLSWET, translated from the exons ATGGAGACTTATTACGACCAG ATTTCCGACTCCCTCTCCAAGAACAGCTACATCGGGAGTTACTACCAGCCTCCAGACAGGATCCTACCCAGACCGAGGGCCCTGGAGCTCTCTCCTCGCCCACCCACCAGGGCTGACCCCCAGCTGAGCAGCCCTGAGACCAAACCCAACATTGACAGTCCAG CCGTCGTCGACGCTCTGAAGACCCTCCAGCGGAAAATTAGGCAGTTGGAGTTGGAAAGGAAGCAAGCAGAGAAGTGCTACCGGCagatttcccatgatgctcaggATCAGCAACAGGTCGCAGCGGAGGCCGAACTCCCCGATAGGAAAG AGCTGGACTCCAAGCTGCAGGCTGCAGAGACTCGCTGTTCGGtcctggagaagcagctggactACATGAGGAAGATGATCGAAGGCGcaaaggagaagaggaacactCTGATGGAGAACCAG GCTTCGCTTCAGAGCTCGCGTCCCAGAAGCCACAGCGGCCGACTGCAGCAGGAGAAACTGGACAAACTGGAATCGGAGTGCGCCAAACTGAGCATAACCCAGTCGCTGGCGGAG GCGAAGCTCAAGCTTCTGGAGCAAAAACTGCTGGAGGAAGAACACGAACGTCAGCTGGTGCAGGAGAAAGCCGAGCAG CTGCAGAGAGAGCTGGACGTCAACCAGCGACTGTCGCTGCAAACCTGCGAGGAGACgaagaagaaaaccaaaaaG AAATCGCTCCGACGGATCGATCTGCCGTCGCCGACCAGTCCGGAACGCCGCGGCGTTCCCTTCATCACCGGAACG TCGACCAGCCCCAGCCACTCGCTCCACGCCAACATGCAGAGTCTCCTCCACATGATGAAGCACCATCAGCCCCGCCTCTGCCAGCGGCTCGGCGTGCTGCGCGGCCCCGCCGGGGGGGCGAAGAAACGCCTCCAGAAGGACTTCCCTCAGTCTCCCGCTGCTGGGCGGAGCCTAATGGCGGCCGACCAATCACCGGAGTCGCTTTCCGACCTCCTGTTGGCTCTGCAGGACGAGCTGGGTCACATGAGCTT CGAGCAGCAGGAGTTGGCGGGTCGGATCGACGCCGCCGGGGACCCGGAGCGGCGGCGGGACCTGCAGGGACAGCTGGAGGGCCTGGGGGCCCGGATGGAGGAGAAGGCGGCTCAGATCAGCAAACTCCGTCAGCACCAGCAGAGG GTCCACAAACTGACCCGAAGCCGTCCGCGCCCGGACAAGCAGGCGGCCCCCTCCCCCGTCCAGCAGGGAGGGAAGAAACGAGCGAGCGCCCAGAAGAACCTGCAGCTCCTCCGCGACACGCAGAAGCTCCGACACGGCCTGGGGAGGGACGACCTGTCCTGGGAAACGTGA
- the cep57l1 gene encoding centrosomal protein CEP57L1 isoform X1, which produces METYYDQISDSLSKNSYIGSYYQPPDRILPRPRALELSPRPPTRADPQLSSPETKPNIDSPAVVDALKTLQRKIRQLELERKQAEKCYRQISHDAQDQQQVAAEAELPDRKELDSKLQAAETRCSVLEKQLDYMRKMIEGAKEKRNTLMENQQASLQSSRPRSHSGRLQQEKLDKLESECAKLSITQSLAEAKLKLLEQKLLEEEHERQLVQEKAEQLQRELDVNQRLSLQTCEETKKKTKKKSLRRIDLPSPTSPERRGVPFITGTSTSPSHSLHANMQSLLHMMKHHQPRLCQRLGVLRGPAGGAKKRLQKDFPQSPAAGRSLMAADQSPESLSDLLLALQDELGHMSFEQQELAGRIDAAGDPERRRDLQGQLEGLGARMEEKAAQISKLRQHQQRVRKTSAPQVHLGRYHGVSCLPPPQVHKLTRSRPRPDKQAAPSPVQQGGKKRASAQKNLQLLRDTQKLRHGLGRDDLSWET; this is translated from the exons ATGGAGACTTATTACGACCAG ATTTCCGACTCCCTCTCCAAGAACAGCTACATCGGGAGTTACTACCAGCCTCCAGACAGGATCCTACCCAGACCGAGGGCCCTGGAGCTCTCTCCTCGCCCACCCACCAGGGCTGACCCCCAGCTGAGCAGCCCTGAGACCAAACCCAACATTGACAGTCCAG CCGTCGTCGACGCTCTGAAGACCCTCCAGCGGAAAATTAGGCAGTTGGAGTTGGAAAGGAAGCAAGCAGAGAAGTGCTACCGGCagatttcccatgatgctcaggATCAGCAACAGGTCGCAGCGGAGGCCGAACTCCCCGATAGGAAAG AGCTGGACTCCAAGCTGCAGGCTGCAGAGACTCGCTGTTCGGtcctggagaagcagctggactACATGAGGAAGATGATCGAAGGCGcaaaggagaagaggaacactCTGATGGAGAACCAG CAGGCTTCGCTTCAGAGCTCGCGTCCCAGAAGCCACAGCGGCCGACTGCAGCAGGAGAAACTGGACAAACTGGAATCGGAGTGCGCCAAACTGAGCATAACCCAGTCGCTGGCGGAG GCGAAGCTCAAGCTTCTGGAGCAAAAACTGCTGGAGGAAGAACACGAACGTCAGCTGGTGCAGGAGAAAGCCGAGCAG CTGCAGAGAGAGCTGGACGTCAACCAGCGACTGTCGCTGCAAACCTGCGAGGAGACgaagaagaaaaccaaaaaG AAATCGCTCCGACGGATCGATCTGCCGTCGCCGACCAGTCCGGAACGCCGCGGCGTTCCCTTCATCACCGGAACG TCGACCAGCCCCAGCCACTCGCTCCACGCCAACATGCAGAGTCTCCTCCACATGATGAAGCACCATCAGCCCCGCCTCTGCCAGCGGCTCGGCGTGCTGCGCGGCCCCGCCGGGGGGGCGAAGAAACGCCTCCAGAAGGACTTCCCTCAGTCTCCCGCTGCTGGGCGGAGCCTAATGGCGGCCGACCAATCACCGGAGTCGCTTTCCGACCTCCTGTTGGCTCTGCAGGACGAGCTGGGTCACATGAGCTT CGAGCAGCAGGAGTTGGCGGGTCGGATCGACGCCGCCGGGGACCCGGAGCGGCGGCGGGACCTGCAGGGACAGCTGGAGGGCCTGGGGGCCCGGATGGAGGAGAAGGCGGCTCAGATCAGCAAACTCCGTCAGCACCAGCAGAGGGTACGCAAAACCAGCGCCCCCCAGGTCCACTTAGGTCGTTACCACGGCGTCTCGTGTCTCCCCCCGCCTCAGGTCCACAAACTGACCCGAAGCCGTCCGCGCCCGGACAAGCAGGCGGCCCCCTCCCCCGTCCAGCAGGGAGGGAAGAAACGAGCGAGCGCCCAGAAGAACCTGCAGCTCCTCCGCGACACGCAGAAGCTCCGACACGGCCTGGGGAGGGACGACCTGTCCTGGGAAACGTGA
- the cep57l1 gene encoding centrosomal protein CEP57L1 isoform X2 has translation METYYDQISDSLSKNSYIGSYYQPPDRILPRPRALELSPRPPTRADPQLSSPETKPNIDSPAVVDALKTLQRKIRQLELERKQAEKCYRQISHDAQDQQQVAAEAELPDRKELDSKLQAAETRCSVLEKQLDYMRKMIEGAKEKRNTLMENQASLQSSRPRSHSGRLQQEKLDKLESECAKLSITQSLAEAKLKLLEQKLLEEEHERQLVQEKAEQLQRELDVNQRLSLQTCEETKKKTKKKSLRRIDLPSPTSPERRGVPFITGTSTSPSHSLHANMQSLLHMMKHHQPRLCQRLGVLRGPAGGAKKRLQKDFPQSPAAGRSLMAADQSPESLSDLLLALQDELGHMSFEQQELAGRIDAAGDPERRRDLQGQLEGLGARMEEKAAQISKLRQHQQRVRKTSAPQVHLGRYHGVSCLPPPQVHKLTRSRPRPDKQAAPSPVQQGGKKRASAQKNLQLLRDTQKLRHGLGRDDLSWET, from the exons ATGGAGACTTATTACGACCAG ATTTCCGACTCCCTCTCCAAGAACAGCTACATCGGGAGTTACTACCAGCCTCCAGACAGGATCCTACCCAGACCGAGGGCCCTGGAGCTCTCTCCTCGCCCACCCACCAGGGCTGACCCCCAGCTGAGCAGCCCTGAGACCAAACCCAACATTGACAGTCCAG CCGTCGTCGACGCTCTGAAGACCCTCCAGCGGAAAATTAGGCAGTTGGAGTTGGAAAGGAAGCAAGCAGAGAAGTGCTACCGGCagatttcccatgatgctcaggATCAGCAACAGGTCGCAGCGGAGGCCGAACTCCCCGATAGGAAAG AGCTGGACTCCAAGCTGCAGGCTGCAGAGACTCGCTGTTCGGtcctggagaagcagctggactACATGAGGAAGATGATCGAAGGCGcaaaggagaagaggaacactCTGATGGAGAACCAG GCTTCGCTTCAGAGCTCGCGTCCCAGAAGCCACAGCGGCCGACTGCAGCAGGAGAAACTGGACAAACTGGAATCGGAGTGCGCCAAACTGAGCATAACCCAGTCGCTGGCGGAG GCGAAGCTCAAGCTTCTGGAGCAAAAACTGCTGGAGGAAGAACACGAACGTCAGCTGGTGCAGGAGAAAGCCGAGCAG CTGCAGAGAGAGCTGGACGTCAACCAGCGACTGTCGCTGCAAACCTGCGAGGAGACgaagaagaaaaccaaaaaG AAATCGCTCCGACGGATCGATCTGCCGTCGCCGACCAGTCCGGAACGCCGCGGCGTTCCCTTCATCACCGGAACG TCGACCAGCCCCAGCCACTCGCTCCACGCCAACATGCAGAGTCTCCTCCACATGATGAAGCACCATCAGCCCCGCCTCTGCCAGCGGCTCGGCGTGCTGCGCGGCCCCGCCGGGGGGGCGAAGAAACGCCTCCAGAAGGACTTCCCTCAGTCTCCCGCTGCTGGGCGGAGCCTAATGGCGGCCGACCAATCACCGGAGTCGCTTTCCGACCTCCTGTTGGCTCTGCAGGACGAGCTGGGTCACATGAGCTT CGAGCAGCAGGAGTTGGCGGGTCGGATCGACGCCGCCGGGGACCCGGAGCGGCGGCGGGACCTGCAGGGACAGCTGGAGGGCCTGGGGGCCCGGATGGAGGAGAAGGCGGCTCAGATCAGCAAACTCCGTCAGCACCAGCAGAGGGTACGCAAAACCAGCGCCCCCCAGGTCCACTTAGGTCGTTACCACGGCGTCTCGTGTCTCCCCCCGCCTCAGGTCCACAAACTGACCCGAAGCCGTCCGCGCCCGGACAAGCAGGCGGCCCCCTCCCCCGTCCAGCAGGGAGGGAAGAAACGAGCGAGCGCCCAGAAGAACCTGCAGCTCCTCCGCGACACGCAGAAGCTCCGACACGGCCTGGGGAGGGACGACCTGTCCTGGGAAACGTGA